The genomic DNA ctttttctcataattcaacaccgcaatcattacaacccaattaaaatcaaaatgaaccaattaaaatcaaaatccaactcctaaaccaaacgcagcaatAATATTACTGATCGTGATTTGACAACACGATTTAGAAATTTCATTCATATTTCTTTCATAAGTCATCCAAATGATCGAGacatatttatatgtacaTGAAGACGAAATGATATTATCAGACagattttatatttacatGTACGACGTCCATCGACATTTTTATATCTTATCTCTAATTCTGACACAATCAATGATCTAGATGTTTTATAATAGATAAGAACTTAATGATCTAGATGTTTTTAACATAAAGTTAAAAAGCGCGTGACATGCACGCAAACCCATGAGCTCTTATAAACGAGCCAGTCTAACAGATTGGTGCCGCATATATTTCAAGGCATATACCAAATAGGAATAGCCCATTGTACATGCAACTGTGTGTCGATAGGCTCATATGCTCATTATTTCTCGGAAAGAATTTTAAGTATGAAATGGGGTATCTTTTAGACGCTTTATATCTTTGTCAGATGTTCTCAAGAATGCATCGTCTTACTTTGTGCACCAAGCTTTCCTCCTTGGCTTCACTAATCCGAGGATGTCtggaataaaattaattaattaattcagatCGATTATGACGTTTCCGGAATAAATTAAGTAATTTGGATTGATTATGACATAACAGGCCCTCATTTATAATTAAAGAGATTTTGATGAGTGAATAAACTTTTCGTacctctttatttttctttctcggTTTATAAACAGAAGAATTATTTAATCAAACGCTTAGGTCCCGTTTGAATTCACAGTgtattgattttaattttaactttaactttaactcaacacactacacaataaaaatacacatttctcaattcaaaaattttaactttaactttaactcaacacactacataataaaaatacacgtttcccaagttaaatttttaatcacatctcatttatcGTTTTTTAcgattaaaatcaaaattaaaattaaaataactttaattctgaatCCCAATTGTCCCTTAATGAgctgaaaatttgaattgtcTACCTAAGCAGTTGACAAAAAGAAGAATAGAATTGACTGGGCCCAACAGGTGCATCTTTGGTGACAAGTTGACAAGcacggattttttttttccttctctctttttggGTAGGACAAGGACGGATTTTCACCTCTCCCGATCGAGTTCGATTAATTTAACGACACTTTGGTAAGTAAAAATGAGATGTATATTGGCTCATATGTCGTGTGGGCATCATATATCTGGATACATCCcgatataaataaataattataggACTTGTAAAAATTCATAATCGAATCCCATGAAAACCACTTTATTGATATAGAATGATAGTAATTCAACATTGCAGACCTATTAACACCGAGAGTACCACAACGACACATCACGACTAACACGATAAACACTCAATACGGCAAGAACGATAATGAAAAACGACAGACACTAAACCAAAACGCGACCTTAACTTAAATAGCTTGGCGGTTCACATTTCTAACGTACGTCGGATGCCACTCAGGAAAGACAAAGTCAAATAGAGCACGGCAGCCACTGGCGTGTGTGCGAGCTGTAATTTAAATGTCCGTTTCTTTGTTATATGGCCAAGACCAGCCCGGGAACGGACTTCCCGACCTGACTCGAGAGGCTGCTCTCCCAAACGGACGGCCAATGCGGCTGGGACGACGGCGATGACGAGGACGTTGAGGCGATGTCGGAGAGGTTTTTGCCGACTGATCCGAGGCGGGTGACGGTGAGGGAAGTGTTCAAGTACTCCCGGACCTGGGTGATCACCCCATGAGTGACCGTGCAGGCGTGGACCCAGCAGATTGAGCGGCCCTGGTCGCAGCCCTCGGCTAGGACGATGGGGCCTAGGGAGGTGATCTTGTCGGGGACGAACTCGAACCGGTCTTCTTTTGGCGTGGCGGTGCCGGTCAGGAGGCGCATCAAAAACTGGTGGGTGGGCGGACCATGGAACCACCACTCCAGGTCTGGTGCGACGATGCGGTGCACAGTGTCGACGTCGCGCGTCTGCAGGGCGTCGTACAGGGCTCTTACGACCCCGCAACTACTGGATTCGGAGTCTTCCTCCAGAGTTGCCTGAGCAAACGCCAGTTCGGGAGCTACTCGCGTTGAGAGATGGAACAAATTGAAGTTCAAAGATGATCGCGTTATAAGACTCCGAGAGAGCGGGTAGGCTCTTTCCAGCGAATGGAGGCAATATATATAGGGGAAGGGCCGGAAGGCGATGGTGGGGGGTTGTGATCCAATGCATCCGCGTTTTCGTGCGCGTATTACGGCTACAGGCCCTCCTCGTGCCACGTTGCATATTTTTTGGACATCGTGTGAATGGGTGGGGATACTTGCGAAACGCCTgcgcgttttttttttttatcgtggACCTTACACTTTCGGTCGGAAAACCGGGAGTGGGGCCCGAGGAGTGACGTAGCGGAACTTGTGAGGTTAGGTTATTACCCGACCCGAGTTCAATATTCTCGGGTGCGTAATAATTTTGGTCGGTCCTGCTTTGCCGttccttttttacttttttggcCTTTCCGATTTcgtatttttctaattaaataatacCGTGCTGTTCATCGGGAATCCACAAGAATCTTTACTTTTGAATCAATAGAAGAATGTTCGAGCCTTCTCGATTCAGAATCTcccatataaattttttttttaaaccatTAGCATACTGCAAGTTTCTGAAATTAAGGGCATCATTTTTTCTACGACTCAATATATGTGTAAATGATTTCTACTTGGAAACATGATCAACCGTTGCCAGCATAGGAAGAGCTACCTAGTTAAGCTAGAAGTTTGTCCATCTTCTATATCCCGTGAGAAAATCTCGTTGTTGATCAAGCTTCCATCTGAAGATGAAAAAAGTTGTGCCTCCATGCGTCAGCGGTGCTCATCCCTCTCACGAGGAAGAGTCATGGTATATACCTCGATGAGTTATTCTCGCCCAAACAGCAAATTATAGGAAGATACAAATAGCAGGTCCATGATATGCAATAACACATATCATGAGGGTCTACGGTGATCACTCTCGTCTCGTATCCAAGGAATTATTATAAGTTCAATTTTTATCAAGGAAAcctatttgataaaaaaaaaaaaagtcaaagagaAGCAGGCTTGTTGATGAGTTACGTAATTAATCAATGTTCTTACTTATCCCGAAATTCATTAACCATTtggcattatatatttattattatatagttAGACTGACTTCACAGAATCTATATATCGATGGGAGACTGTACGAGGATTGCTCAAAGTACTACGCTATGTAGTTGTGGATTAGAGAAGGCAATGACCTTAATTGGCAAGAAAACCTAATTCCCCAGGGTCGGCACTCACAATAATATGGTGACATTTGTCCAATTTGAGCAATAATTATATACGTTTTCTTATGGATATCCGAATCAGATAGACTCATCAATCAATCATATTAATATCTTAAGAAACGTGGCCATTAGGTAactaatttcattttatcCCTCAATTTCACAAAatccataattttttctttaaatgatGGGGTGGAGACCCTAAGCACAATGAATTAAAACATAACAAAAACGACACATGAAGGCCTCAAAATAATCATCAAACAGTAAAAAATCTAATTGTGGCGGACAAGTAGACAATCAATGAACTCCAAGTGGAAATGATAAAGTAAAATTGGATAACCAATTCGCACGTATGTAATATCAGAATGGGTTTTCAAATCCATAATTGAGTATGGTGTAATATTAAAGTGGGCTTTTCTAAATAtcattttcccaaaaaaaaatgaatttcgCAAAATCTATAAAACAATAGAGTCTGGTATTATTAGATGGAAATCAGATTTTCATCCAGAACTTTCCAAGATGCCCTACTAAGATTGAATTTCCGAACATGACAGGAATCATGCATATAGGATGCCATTTGTTTGGCAATTGGGAGGAGAACCATAAGTAGATATCGAGACCATGTTATGCCCTCGAAATTAATTAGGGGAAGATGGTCCTTTAAATCTAGTTGatcatttgaaaaataaaactagATGCGCGCATTTATTCTATAGCGTTTATATTATATCCATTAtggatatatattttcatggatgtaaattttttaatcatatgtcacataatatataatattagtaAAGGAATACAACCACAAGATAGATCTCAGAATCTTTGGGCATGCCGACTCACCGCATCCACGAATATCGGCTTCATAGGATTAGATACAAGGGAAACATATATGGCCGATGCTGAGTATCAATTATGCTAATATTCCCCTTTCTTTCCCCGTAATATTCCAATACAATACCTcacaaattataatattatatactgTTTGCCTTTTAACCtatgaaatgaaattaatattaactTAAGCGATTCAACCCTTACAACACCTTCAAAAGAGGTATTGGTGAGTCCCATACGGAACTCACCAAATGGAGCGGCCCATTTCTAATATCCCAATTAAAATAGGACTGGTCCTAGCTTAAAGGGACCGGTCTTATTTTATACTTGGTTTGTGGGCACGCAACACATGTTTGTGCCGGGTTTACAAGCTGCAAAAGCTGATCCTcactttaaaaagaaaaaataaggcTATGTCTCAACACGTGTCCCGTGTGGGACCAGAAGTGGAACTAGAGACGGAGGAGTCAGGATTTTCTTCCAAATGGACAAAAATGTtacttgatataaatagtacataaatgtttttttaggaaacaaaatacaaattttacataagaaaaactcataaataaatatacttttagaaaaaaattaaaaaaatttaaagttcagGAGAGCAATTACCCCCTTGCCAATACATTGGCTTCGCTCCTAAGTGGAACTGACCAGTGGAGGAGTGAATTCCAATTTTTGAGGGCTCCAAATTTCGTTTTATGTGGCGTTTGCGTAGCACTAAAATGGGCCTCCTGAATTTGAGACTTGAGACCAACCATTAtagattttctatttcttttaagTAACATTTATAGTTCGAGTTttgaatatagaaaaaattaatgaaatagatTTATCTCTTAGTAGATCGATTTGAATCGAATTGAATCAGTGGAGACTCATTAAACATTTAGATATCCGGTTATGTGTCCAAAAAAAACTCATCGTAAGAAAATTCTTCTCTTGAATAATAACGGATAGGCAAAATTGCGACAACTAGGACAAGTAATgctatatttatttacaaaatcaaatttaatttaatttgacttTACTtaacaaaatcattattttttaaaatatctttcttcaaattctctcttatatttttcttatatattattacattaattttttaatactaaattctctcaaatatttaattttttttttctcaatttcaatacttttttatcaatttaacaatataatcattattttttattttttattttaaattctctcacgtacttttttttaattatttttattttcatatttttaaataaattaaatcaaatataattttatcacGAATTACAATATAAGAATCTTTGCCCTGTTCCGTAAGTCAAAGAATAAAAAGCAGATTTTGTCTTCGACATTAGTATGGAAGGAAGGTCAATGGACAAAAAAGCAAGCACTGACAGTATTGCttgagataaaataaaatatggacCGGAATCTTTCAATCCTGCGCACATCTCCATATGATCCTAGTGATAATGTAGAGTCATATTTCGCGATTTCATTTAATATTGGTATATCTGTATAAAGGGAtcgataaagaaaaataaccaTATATACACTCTCAGACAATTTTCTGTCGTATACTCATATCATATTGCTGCAAAAACTGtaagtttaaaattttttagaaaaaaaagtacccagtattttcatgttatatgAAGTTTTAtgcgggaaaaaaaaacgcGGATCTTCCTCAAGAAGAAATACTAGCTTTTGCAGCTCCATTACCTGCAGGTCGGGCCTCGTCTATGCACCTGCGGCTCTCCTCGCGGACCAGCCTTGATGCAGTCCAAGGCCTTGGATCACATCATTGTTCCCAATTAAAAAACCTTGATTGCACGGGCTTTCAGCGTCGACGATCTACCGACAACAGTCACATGGATGTTCTATTGTCCTTCTTGAGGTCTGCAATGTGTTTTTATCGAGTTGGTTAGAGCGTGGTTGGCTTGTCATGGATTGTGCTGTGTCAATTCCTAACTGCTTGGAGTTATGTGGGTGTGTATTGTCGAGGTTTGATCTTAGGACTTTCTGTTGGTTTGTGTAATAAGGGATGGTATTTGGTTGGGATGCCTCGTGGTTGGTAGTGTCTTCATCGGTAGTTTCTTGGCTAGCTTCGTGGTTGGCAGTGGGTGTATGGCCGAGTCCCCGTCGGCAGTCTATCGTCGGTCGCCCTGACGACACACAATGTACATTATGGgtgtttgaaaaaaaaaattcatccgtcgaccaaaaaaaaatgaaatgaaagttTTATAGTTTTATGCATTGATATTCAAGGGGGGCTGAGGAACACGCATACatggaaaataatttattgaaaatgaaaattcatgcAAAATTATCTCGGACTCGAGAACGATTATTTTTCGGGAAATTCAAATATACATGCAAAAAATTAGACGGGCGCAGTCCATTAGCCAGCTCAATCTCGTCTCAATAGTGAAAAAGTGATGATGTATTAAGACATGCATGTATATCAGAAAATTCCAGATTTTATGTGGACGGCTACCAATATCTGCGTAGACTGCAGTAAAGAATGACAAGGAGAATGTCTATGATGTAACGACCTCAAAAGTAGTTATACTATGCatgtaaataaattacttaaatttgtaataaaataatttaatattaagtaaattacACATCTTGTGAGTAAGTTAcacatattttatttgataaaaaaaattacacatattttgagaaattaatTTGAACAAATTATTTGCTTAGTAAATTACTTACAATAAAATACACGATTTTCGAAGAATTTTTACGTACAATGATGTACCCATTACTGGATCGATCTGATTCGACTGAACTAGTCGGAACTTATTGGGCATAAAGTACAGTGAAAATAACAAcgattttgaaataatattacTTACATTTTTTATAAACTATTTGGGTGCACTATGCCATCAATTTTACAGtgcatttggttttagagttaagtatagttgaattttgattttaattggattgtaatgattgtattgttgaattatgagaaaaaatgttaaaaaagtaataaatagttgagagaatttaatattaaaaattgaattgaattattaaaaaaattaaagaaaatgaaaaagtaataattgtgttgttgacttttgttgtatagtgagtaaagttaaagttatagttaaaattttaaaaattgattctaaaatcaaactggCTGTTAGTGATTGGACCTTAAAATTTCTAAATGACAAGATATAAAGGCTCGAGCGTGCTCTCGGATCAAGACAATGGGGATGataattgcataaaagatGGACTAagactttttttgttttttgtttttataagtTGAAGgatcaagaatttttttttttttgcttggaaAATGGATCAGGATATTATAAGTAGTTGAATTAAAGAACTGAATAGGAACTTGTTTTGTTTAATTAGAACATATTTGGGAAGAGGACTTCAGAGGGGGTCCAGAAGCAATTGTTACGTACAGAGCACTATAACAAATGAAAAGAGGGGTGATTAGACCaatcaaaaggaaaaagtggTGATTAGACtatgattattaaaaataatttttgaaaatacaaTGGTCCCTCGAAACAGTCAAATtgctataataaaaaatattaaaataaaaggttGCTAGACAGttttcgagagagagagagaaaaaaaaaaaaaaaaagaagaagaaaagagatgGATCGTCCTCTCAGAGGGCTCCGTGGAGGGCAAAGTCAGACCCCGGAATGGGAGAAAGTCCCGTGATACGATGAATTTTTAGGATTTGGCTGAAATCCTCCTAATTATCCTTCTATAATTGCTTATAATAGTAGTAGCAATCTTTTGATCAATATTTAACGGTTGTCAATTTTAATATGTGAGTATTAATTAACTGAATGATTATTAGACATATCCCGTTTGgtttcgaaaaaaaattttaactttactccacttattttcaattcaacaaaataattattactgttctgtttttattcaattcaatttttaatattaaattttttcaactatttattactttttcacactttttctcatgattcaacaacacaattattacaaatccATTAAATCAAAAGTCAACTCTGTTTAACTCTAAAAACAAACACAAcattatgaataaaattttaagtaattacACTTCACCATTGCAGCGaggaaaaatcaataatttgaTCGTGCatggaaaataatttattgaaaacgAAATTCATGCAAAAATATCTCGGATTCGAGAACGATTATTTTTCGAGAAATTCAAATATACATGCAAAAAATTAGACGGGTGCAGTCC from Punica granatum isolate Tunisia-2019 chromosome 2, ASM765513v2, whole genome shotgun sequence includes the following:
- the LOC116194311 gene encoding wound-induced protein 1-like, with amino-acid sequence MRLLTGTATPKEDRFEFVPDKITSLGPIVLAEGCDQGRSICWVHACTVTHGVITQVREYLNTSLTVTRLGSVGKNLSDIASTSSSSPSSQPHWPSVWESSLSSQVGKSVPGLVLAI